The proteins below come from a single Polymorphobacter fuscus genomic window:
- a CDS encoding cell division protein FtsQ/DivIB, protein MTTTVLKRGAKAPVRKPVARPAPRPATVALPVSRPALRRNVAITVGVLAALAGIVVAGLMGVWTRAGEEIVRQSAVAGLEIRHVEVTGTRELALLPVYQAALPGRDNAMLTSDLGAIRDRLRNLPWVADASVSRRLPDTLAIAITERRPVALWQHRRRLQVIDISGVTLTHDRLERFANLPLVVGPGANTRVREFLTLAATAPTLAPKVDAAVLVGGRRWDLKFKTGETLSLPDTPAAAGHALATFARLDQGSAGGADGSGLLGRRFERFDMRLPGRMIVGGAAVKDALDANAKAAKAAAAAKAKPLTI, encoded by the coding sequence ATGACGACGACCGTCCTCAAACGCGGTGCGAAGGCACCAGTACGCAAACCCGTCGCGCGCCCGGCGCCGCGGCCGGCCACCGTCGCGTTGCCGGTCAGCCGGCCGGCCCTGCGCCGCAACGTCGCCATCACCGTCGGCGTGCTGGCGGCGCTTGCGGGCATCGTGGTTGCCGGCCTGATGGGCGTCTGGACGCGCGCCGGCGAGGAAATCGTCCGCCAGAGCGCGGTTGCCGGCCTTGAAATCCGCCATGTCGAAGTCACCGGCACCCGCGAACTGGCACTGTTGCCGGTCTATCAGGCGGCACTCCCGGGTCGGGACAACGCCATGCTGACCAGCGATCTCGGCGCCATTCGCGACCGTTTGCGCAACCTGCCCTGGGTGGCCGACGCCAGCGTCAGCCGCCGGCTTCCCGATACGCTCGCCATTGCCATTACCGAACGCCGCCCGGTGGCGCTGTGGCAGCATCGCCGGCGCCTGCAGGTGATCGACATCAGCGGCGTGACCTTGACGCACGATCGGCTCGAACGTTTCGCCAACCTGCCCCTCGTGGTCGGGCCCGGCGCCAACACCCGGGTGCGCGAGTTCCTGACCCTGGCGGCAACGGCGCCGACTTTGGCGCCCAAGGTCGATGCCGCGGTGCTGGTCGGCGGCCGCCGCTGGGACCTGAAGTTCAAGACCGGGGAGACGCTGTCGCTGCCCGATACGCCGGCGGCGGCCGGCCATGCCCTGGCGACATTCGCCCGCCTCGACCAGGGGTCGGCAGGCGGTGCGGACGGGTCCGGGCTGCTCGGCCGTCGCTTCGAACGCTTCGACATGCGCCTGCCTGGTCGCATGATTGTCGGCGGTGCGGCGGTCAAGGATGCGCTCGACGCCAATGCCAAGGCCGCAAAGGCGGCCGCGGCTGCCAAGGCAAAGCCGTTGACGATATGA
- a CDS encoding D-alanine--D-alanine ligase: protein MKVAVLMGGWSAEREVSLTSGRGIAAACRALGHDVTEIDMDRDVAAALTAAAPDVVFNALHGTPGEDGSIQGLMDILGLRYTHSGVTTSAIAIDKELTKRILVPQGVRMPEGVMVASEALFVQDPLPRPYVLKPVNEGSSVGVAIVTDASNYGNPIGRAVAGPWQAFATLLAEPFIAGKELTVAILGDEALAVTELIPTTGFYDYDAKYTDGLTRHQCPADLPAQITAACLDMALAAHRALGCKGTSRSDFRWDPDQGEAGLYLLEVNTQPGMTPLSLVPEQAKYRGISYEMLVQRLIDAALE from the coding sequence GTGAAGGTCGCGGTGCTGATGGGCGGCTGGTCCGCCGAACGCGAAGTGTCGCTGACATCGGGTCGCGGCATTGCTGCCGCCTGCCGCGCCCTGGGCCATGACGTGACCGAGATCGACATGGACCGCGACGTCGCCGCCGCGTTGACGGCGGCCGCACCCGATGTGGTGTTCAACGCATTGCACGGCACACCGGGGGAAGACGGCAGCATCCAGGGGCTGATGGACATTCTCGGGCTGCGCTACACCCACAGCGGAGTCACCACCTCGGCCATCGCCATCGACAAGGAACTGACCAAGCGCATCCTGGTGCCGCAGGGCGTGCGCATGCCCGAAGGCGTGATGGTCGCCTCGGAAGCGCTGTTTGTGCAGGATCCGCTGCCGCGGCCCTATGTCCTCAAGCCGGTCAACGAGGGGTCCTCGGTCGGCGTCGCCATCGTGACCGATGCCTCCAATTACGGCAACCCCATCGGCCGTGCTGTCGCGGGCCCCTGGCAGGCCTTTGCGACGCTGCTCGCCGAGCCCTTCATCGCCGGCAAGGAACTGACCGTCGCCATCCTGGGCGACGAAGCGCTGGCGGTGACCGAACTGATCCCGACGACCGGCTTTTACGATTATGACGCCAAATACACCGATGGCCTGACCCGGCACCAATGCCCCGCCGACCTGCCTGCACAGATCACCGCCGCCTGCCTCGACATGGCGCTGGCTGCCCATCGCGCGCTCGGCTGCAAGGGCACGTCGCGATCGGACTTCCGCTGGGACCCGGACCAGGGGGAGGCGGGGCTCTATCTGCTCGAGGTCAATACCCAGCCCGGAATGACACCGCTCAGCCTGGTCCCCGAACAGGCGAAATATCGCGGCATCTCGTATGAAATGCTTGTCCAACGACTGATCGACGCGGCGCTCGAATGA
- the murB gene encoding UDP-N-acetylmuramate dehydrogenase yields the protein MTAADVLSPRALPPLAGSTEPDASFADFIWFRTGGAAQWLVRPRDVADLAQFLAALDPAVPVFPVGVGSNLIVRDGGLPGVTIRLPKSFARVAIEGVHIRAGAAAMGITVASAARDASLAGLEFLRGIPGTAGGAVRMNAGAYGRDVADILVEATVVRRDGTIETLPAGDFGFRYRHSALPPGDIVVEALFRGTPGDKAVIGAEMDRIAAEREASQPLRSRTGGSTFKNPMGHKAWQLVDAAGCRGLTIGGAQVSEKHTNFLINTGDATSADIEALGDEVRARVKAQSGVDLEWEIERVGVKL from the coding sequence ATGACGGCTGCGGACGTCTTGTCGCCCCGTGCGCTGCCGCCACTTGCCGGCAGCACCGAACCCGACGCGTCCTTTGCCGATTTCATCTGGTTCCGCACCGGCGGCGCGGCGCAATGGCTGGTGCGGCCGCGCGACGTCGCTGACCTCGCGCAATTTCTCGCAGCGCTCGATCCGGCGGTGCCGGTGTTTCCCGTCGGCGTCGGCTCCAACCTGATCGTCCGCGACGGCGGCTTGCCCGGCGTCACCATCCGACTGCCCAAATCCTTCGCCAGGGTCGCGATCGAAGGCGTGCACATCCGTGCCGGTGCGGCCGCCATGGGCATCACCGTCGCCAGCGCCGCGCGCGATGCGTCGCTGGCTGGCCTCGAATTCCTGCGCGGCATCCCCGGCACGGCCGGCGGCGCGGTGCGGATGAACGCCGGCGCCTATGGCCGCGATGTCGCCGACATCCTTGTCGAGGCCACCGTCGTCCGCCGCGACGGCACCATCGAAACGCTCCCCGCCGGCGATTTCGGCTTCCGCTACCGCCATTCGGCACTGCCCCCCGGCGATATCGTCGTCGAGGCGCTGTTCCGCGGCACGCCCGGTGACAAGGCGGTCATCGGCGCCGAAATGGACCGGATCGCCGCCGAACGCGAAGCGTCGCAGCCGCTGCGTTCACGCACCGGCGGGTCGACCTTCAAGAACCCCATGGGCCACAAGGCCTGGCAGCTCGTCGATGCCGCAGGGTGCCGCGGGCTGACGATCGGCGGCGCCCAGGTCAGCGAAAAACACACCAATTTCCTTATCAACACCGGCGACGCCACCAGCGCCGATATCGAGGCGTTGGGCGACGAAGTCCGCGCCCGGGTAAAGGCGCAGTCGGGGGTCGATCTGGAATGGGAAATCGAGCGGGTAGGGGTCAAGCTGTGA
- the murC gene encoding UDP-N-acetylmuramate--L-alanine ligase, whose translation MNVAGKASGFRTDIGIIHFIGIGGIGMSGIAEVMANLGFTVQGSDSAEGYVIAGLREKGIKVFIGQDAANVADAAVVVTSTAIRRDNPEVVAAQAKRIPIVRRAEMLAELMRLKSCVAVAGTHGKTTTTSMVAALLDAGNLDPTVINGGIINTYGSNARLGEGEWMVVEADESDGSFLRLGGTIGIVTNIDPEHLDHWGDFDKVREGFRQFVNAVPFYGAGVLCIDHPEVQALLSRVPDRRIITYGFSATADVRGDDVTPVPGGNRFDVTVRLRDGSRRIEALMLPMPGRHNVQNALAAVAVAVELGIGDDAIRDGFARFGGVKRRFTKVGETGGVTIIDDYGHHPVEIRAVLAAAREGVGVGRVLAVVQPHRFTRLRDLMAEFQGAFNDADAVYVAPVYAAGEAAIDGVDAAALVSGLQGAGHRAASAVAGADELARQLAIDAQPGDLVVCLGAGDITKWAAGLADAIGKARDG comes from the coding sequence ATGAACGTCGCCGGCAAAGCCTCGGGCTTCCGCACCGATATCGGCATCATTCACTTCATCGGCATCGGCGGCATCGGCATGTCGGGCATCGCCGAAGTGATGGCCAACCTGGGCTTCACCGTGCAGGGCTCGGACAGCGCCGAAGGCTATGTCATCGCCGGGCTGCGCGAAAAGGGCATCAAGGTCTTCATCGGCCAGGACGCTGCCAATGTGGCCGACGCCGCCGTGGTCGTCACCTCGACAGCGATCCGCCGCGACAATCCCGAAGTCGTCGCGGCGCAGGCGAAGCGCATCCCGATCGTGCGCCGTGCCGAAATGCTCGCCGAGCTGATGCGGCTGAAGTCCTGCGTCGCGGTGGCGGGCACCCATGGCAAGACGACGACGACGTCGATGGTGGCGGCGTTGCTCGATGCGGGCAACCTCGACCCCACCGTCATCAACGGCGGCATCATCAACACCTATGGTTCGAACGCCCGGCTCGGCGAAGGCGAATGGATGGTGGTGGAAGCCGATGAAAGCGACGGCAGCTTCCTGCGACTGGGCGGCACCATCGGCATCGTCACCAATATCGACCCCGAACATCTCGACCATTGGGGGGATTTCGACAAGGTCCGCGAAGGCTTTCGCCAGTTCGTCAACGCCGTGCCCTTCTACGGCGCCGGCGTGCTGTGCATCGACCACCCCGAAGTGCAGGCGCTGCTGTCGCGCGTCCCCGACCGCCGCATCATCACCTATGGCTTTTCCGCCACCGCCGATGTGCGCGGCGATGATGTGACGCCGGTGCCGGGCGGCAACCGCTTCGACGTGACGGTGCGGCTGCGCGACGGGTCGCGGCGGATCGAGGCGCTGATGCTGCCGATGCCCGGCCGTCACAATGTGCAGAACGCGCTGGCGGCGGTTGCGGTGGCGGTCGAGCTCGGCATCGGCGACGACGCCATCCGCGATGGTTTCGCGCGCTTCGGCGGGGTCAAGCGGCGTTTCACGAAGGTCGGCGAGACCGGCGGCGTGACGATCATCGACGATTACGGCCATCATCCCGTGGAAATCCGCGCCGTGCTGGCGGCAGCGCGCGAAGGCGTCGGCGTCGGCCGCGTGCTCGCTGTGGTGCAGCCGCACCGTTTCACGCGGCTGCGCGACCTGATGGCCGAATTCCAGGGCGCCTTCAACGACGCCGACGCGGTCTATGTCGCCCCGGTCTATGCCGCCGGCGAAGCGGCGATCGACGGCGTCGATGCCGCCGCGCTGGTGTCGGGCCTGCAGGGCGCCGGCCACCGCGCCGCCAGCGCCGTCGCCGGCGCCGACGAACTGGCGCGCCAACTGGCGATCGATGCCCAGCCCGGCGATCTTGTCGTCTGTCTCGGCGCCGGCGACATCACCAAATGGGCGGCTGGCCTCGCCGACGCCATCGGCAAGGCGCGCGACGGATGA
- the murG gene encoding undecaprenyldiphospho-muramoylpentapeptide beta-N-acetylglucosaminyltransferase, which produces MTALYVLAAGGTGGHMVPAHVLAQELRARGAAVHLVTDARGLRFPGLFDGVPRTVVDSGSPGRSGWKTLPAVALSIWRGRSAARALFRDLKPAAIIGFGGYPALPSLLAALSLRLPSLVHEQNAVLGRVNRFLAPRVARIATSYASVRRLDAGWAGKTVMTGNPVRADVIAARAVPFDADAADLHLLVTGGSQGAAILNTIVPAAVALLPEALRARLHVVHQGRDEDAAMVGATYAGAGVAADIRAYFPDLPRAIAAAHVVIARSGASTVAELAVAGRPAILVPLPIATDDHQTDNARALAAAGGAVVIPQPQFTAERLAQALTDWLGHPKALGLAAAGARSVGHPDAAARLADLVIAIGDNPPPTGTRS; this is translated from the coding sequence ATGACGGCGCTCTATGTCCTCGCGGCGGGCGGCACCGGCGGGCACATGGTGCCGGCGCATGTGCTGGCGCAGGAATTGCGCGCCCGGGGGGCTGCCGTGCACCTGGTCACCGATGCCCGCGGCCTGCGTTTTCCCGGCCTGTTCGACGGCGTGCCGCGCACCGTCGTCGACAGCGGCTCGCCGGGGCGATCGGGGTGGAAGACATTGCCTGCCGTGGCGCTGAGCATCTGGCGCGGCCGCAGCGCGGCGCGGGCACTGTTCCGCGATTTGAAGCCCGCCGCCATCATCGGCTTCGGTGGCTATCCGGCGCTGCCGTCGCTGCTGGCGGCGCTGTCGCTGCGGCTGCCGAGCCTTGTCCATGAACAGAACGCCGTCCTCGGCCGCGTCAACCGCTTCCTGGCGCCGCGGGTCGCCCGCATCGCCACCAGCTATGCCAGCGTCCGCCGGCTCGATGCCGGCTGGGCCGGCAAGACGGTGATGACCGGCAACCCGGTGCGCGCCGATGTCATCGCCGCCCGCGCCGTGCCGTTCGATGCCGATGCGGCCGATCTGCATCTGCTCGTCACCGGCGGCAGCCAGGGCGCCGCGATCCTCAACACCATCGTCCCCGCCGCCGTCGCGCTGCTGCCCGAGGCGCTGCGGGCCCGCCTCCATGTCGTCCACCAGGGCCGCGACGAGGATGCGGCGATGGTCGGCGCCACCTATGCCGGCGCCGGCGTCGCCGCCGACATCCGCGCCTATTTCCCCGATCTGCCGCGCGCCATCGCCGCTGCCCATGTCGTCATCGCCCGTTCGGGGGCATCGACGGTGGCCGAACTCGCCGTCGCCGGCCGTCCGGCGATTCTGGTGCCGCTGCCGATCGCGACCGACGACCATCAGACCGACAATGCCCGGGCGCTCGCCGCCGCCGGCGGGGCGGTCGTCATCCCCCAGCCGCAGTTCACCGCAGAACGGCTCGCGCAGGCCTTGACCGACTGGCTCGGGCACCCGAAAGCGCTCGGCCTTGCGGCCGCCGGCGCGCGCAGCGTCGGTCACCCCGATGCGGCGGCGCGGCTCGCCGACCTCGTCATCGCCATCGGCGACAACCCTCCTCCCACCGGAACCCGCTCATGA
- a CDS encoding peptidoglycan glycosyltransferase FtsW translates to MASRPWAPAATTFSRGDRTALGRWFWTVDKLLVTLVLVLIACGIIAVAAASPAAAQRLSGRNFKYEDLFFLKRQIFWVVAGLPVMFGVSMLPIAWAKRFSIVGTVVLLVCLMLVPFFGAGANGAQRWLLIGSFQFQPSEFFKPLFIVTTAWLLALRFEDRSLPTMQLSFGLVIVVAALLIQQPDFGQTALIMAVWLVQAMLAGMSIWVLVALATVATLGMGLAYLTVDHVASRIDKFLTGGGDTYQIDKALDCFRAGGLFGVGPGEGQMKFRLPEAQTDYIFSVIGEEFGMIACLVIAMLYIAIVVRTFILLLDEEDPFAFLAAAGLATQFGLQATINMMVNLKLLPSKGMTLPFISHGGSSFLALCMGMGLLLALTRRNPYRNASPYAERWRA, encoded by the coding sequence ATGGCATCGCGTCCCTGGGCTCCGGCGGCAACCACCTTCTCGCGCGGCGATCGCACCGCGCTCGGCCGCTGGTTCTGGACAGTCGACAAGTTGCTCGTCACGCTGGTGCTGGTGCTTATCGCCTGCGGCATCATCGCGGTGGCGGCGGCGTCGCCGGCCGCGGCGCAGCGCCTTTCGGGCCGCAACTTCAAATATGAGGACCTGTTTTTCCTCAAGCGCCAGATCTTCTGGGTGGTCGCCGGCCTGCCGGTGATGTTCGGCGTGTCGATGCTGCCGATTGCCTGGGCCAAGCGCTTTTCGATCGTCGGCACCGTCGTCCTGCTCGTCTGCCTGATGCTGGTGCCGTTCTTCGGTGCCGGCGCTAACGGCGCGCAGCGCTGGTTGCTGATCGGCAGCTTCCAGTTCCAGCCGTCGGAGTTTTTCAAGCCGCTGTTCATCGTCACCACCGCCTGGTTGCTGGCGCTGCGTTTCGAAGATCGCAGCCTGCCGACGATGCAGCTCAGCTTCGGCCTGGTGATCGTTGTCGCCGCACTGTTGATCCAGCAGCCCGACTTCGGCCAGACGGCGCTGATCATGGCGGTGTGGCTGGTGCAGGCAATGCTGGCCGGAATGTCGATCTGGGTGCTGGTGGCGCTGGCGACGGTCGCGACGCTCGGAATGGGCCTTGCCTATCTGACCGTCGACCATGTCGCCTCGCGCATCGACAAGTTCCTGACCGGCGGTGGTGACACCTACCAGATCGACAAGGCGCTCGATTGCTTTCGCGCCGGCGGGCTGTTCGGTGTCGGTCCGGGCGAGGGGCAGATGAAGTTCCGCCTGCCCGAGGCGCAGACCGATTACATCTTCTCGGTGATCGGCGAGGAGTTCGGCATGATCGCCTGCCTCGTCATCGCCATGCTCTACATCGCCATCGTCGTCCGCACCTTCATCCTGCTGCTCGACGAGGAAGACCCCTTTGCCTTCCTCGCTGCCGCCGGCCTTGCCACGCAGTTCGGCCTGCAGGCGACGATCAACATGATGGTCAACCTCAAGCTGCTGCCGTCCAAGGGCATGACGCTGCCGTTCATCAGCCACGGCGGGTCGTCGTTCCTGGCGCTGTGCATGGGCATGGGGCTGTTGCTGGCGCTCACCCGGCGCAACCCCTATCGCAATGCCTCGCCCTATGCCGAGCGCTGGCGCGCATGA
- the murD gene encoding UDP-N-acetylmuramoyl-L-alanine--D-glutamate ligase translates to MITAPAFAGKTYGVFGLARSGVATVAALTASGAATLNWDDGEAARARFDGTVTNLHDTDLAALDALIVSPGVPHDAPLFAKAVAAAIPVIGDIELFAQARAALPPHKVVGITGTNGKSTTTALVHHILTAAGRPARMGGNIGLPILSQEPLPDHGVYVLELSSYQLDLTFSLDCDVAVLLNITPDHLDRHGSMAAYVAAKARLFAMQSPGRAAIVGALAEADFDVLDGAEDPVITFIEDVDIGPQADWPALQGPHNLQNARAAAAACAALGLDGDAIAAGLASYPGLAHRMERIATRNGVLYVNDSKATNPDSSAPALAAFPRTHWIAGGRAKGADLDAVLPHLGGLVAAYLIGEAAPVFAPILQPHVPVVMAGTLDAAVAAATAAARAGDTVLLSPACASFDQFRDFEQRGDAFRALVEAL, encoded by the coding sequence GTGATCACTGCCCCCGCCTTTGCCGGGAAAACCTATGGCGTCTTCGGCCTTGCCCGCAGCGGCGTCGCCACTGTCGCGGCGCTGACCGCATCGGGCGCGGCGACGCTGAACTGGGATGATGGCGAGGCGGCGCGCGCGCGCTTCGACGGCACCGTCACCAACCTCCACGATACCGATCTTGCCGCCCTCGACGCCCTCATCGTCTCCCCCGGCGTACCCCATGATGCCCCGCTGTTCGCCAAGGCTGTGGCCGCCGCGATCCCGGTGATCGGCGATATCGAACTGTTCGCCCAGGCGCGCGCCGCGCTGCCACCGCACAAGGTCGTCGGGATCACCGGCACCAACGGCAAGTCGACGACGACCGCGCTGGTCCATCATATCCTCACCGCGGCGGGCCGGCCGGCGCGGATGGGGGGCAACATCGGTCTGCCGATCCTGTCGCAGGAGCCGCTGCCGGACCACGGCGTCTATGTGCTCGAACTGTCATCCTATCAGCTCGACCTGACCTTCAGCCTCGATTGCGACGTCGCGGTGCTGCTCAACATCACCCCCGATCATCTCGACCGCCACGGTAGCATGGCCGCCTATGTCGCCGCCAAGGCGCGGCTGTTCGCCATGCAGTCCCCCGGCCGCGCCGCCATCGTCGGCGCCCTTGCCGAAGCCGATTTCGATGTGCTGGACGGCGCCGAGGACCCGGTCATCACCTTCATCGAGGATGTCGATATCGGGCCGCAGGCCGACTGGCCGGCGCTGCAGGGGCCACACAACCTGCAGAACGCCCGCGCCGCGGCCGCCGCCTGCGCCGCGCTCGGGCTCGATGGGGACGCGATCGCAGCCGGCCTTGCCAGCTACCCCGGTCTCGCCCACCGCATGGAGCGGATCGCGACCAGGAACGGCGTCCTTTATGTCAACGACAGCAAGGCAACCAACCCCGACAGCTCGGCGCCGGCGCTGGCGGCCTTTCCGCGCACGCACTGGATCGCCGGGGGCCGTGCCAAGGGTGCCGATCTCGATGCCGTGCTGCCGCACCTCGGCGGCCTTGTTGCCGCCTATCTGATCGGGGAAGCCGCGCCGGTGTTCGCGCCCATCCTGCAACCGCACGTGCCGGTCGTGATGGCGGGCACGCTCGACGCCGCCGTTGCCGCTGCCACTGCCGCCGCCCGTGCCGGCGACACCGTGCTGCTGTCACCGGCCTGCGCCAGTTTCGACCAGTTTCGCGATTTCGAACAACGCGGCGACGCCTTTCGCGCGCTGGTGGAGGCCCTCTGA
- the mraY gene encoding phospho-N-acetylmuramoyl-pentapeptide-transferase, whose translation MINALANWIGFDGLFNLFRYITFRSMGALVTSLVIALLIGPRFIGYLRTRQGKGQPIREDGPASHLLTKKGTPTMGGLMILIALTVATLLWMDFGNGFVWAALLVTLGFGAIGFMDDYDKVTKRSHAGLSGRTRLLLEFFIAGLACTWIASRTGTTLYLPFLKDAGLALGPFYILFAAFIVTGFGNAVNLTDGLDGLATMPVVIAAAAFAIIAYLVGNIRFADYLGVHHVPGSGELAVFGAALIGACLGFLWYNAPPAAVFMGDTGSLALGGALGSIAVITNHELVLVVIGGLFVLETVSVIVQVVSFKTTGKRVFRMAPIHHHFEQLGWAESTVVIRFWIISIMLALAGLATLKLR comes from the coding sequence TTGATCAATGCACTTGCCAACTGGATCGGCTTCGACGGGCTGTTCAACCTCTTTCGCTACATCACCTTCCGGTCGATGGGGGCGCTGGTCACGTCGCTGGTGATCGCGCTGCTCATCGGCCCGCGCTTCATCGGCTATCTGCGCACCCGCCAGGGCAAGGGCCAGCCGATCCGCGAGGATGGCCCGGCGTCGCATCTGCTGACCAAGAAGGGCACGCCGACGATGGGCGGGCTGATGATCCTGATCGCGCTGACGGTCGCGACGCTGTTGTGGATGGACTTCGGCAACGGCTTTGTCTGGGCGGCGCTGCTCGTCACCCTGGGCTTCGGCGCCATCGGCTTCATGGACGATTACGACAAGGTGACGAAGCGCAGCCACGCCGGCCTGTCGGGGCGGACCCGGCTGCTGCTCGAATTCTTCATCGCCGGGCTGGCCTGCACCTGGATCGCCAGCCGCACCGGCACGACGCTCTACCTGCCGTTCCTCAAGGATGCCGGGCTGGCGCTGGGGCCGTTCTACATCCTGTTCGCCGCCTTCATCGTCACCGGCTTCGGCAATGCGGTGAACCTGACCGACGGGCTCGACGGGCTGGCGACGATGCCGGTGGTGATCGCCGCCGCCGCCTTCGCGATCATCGCCTATCTGGTCGGCAACATCCGATTTGCCGATTATCTGGGGGTCCATCATGTGCCGGGGTCGGGGGAACTGGCGGTGTTCGGTGCGGCGCTGATCGGCGCCTGCCTCGGGTTCCTTTGGTACAATGCCCCGCCGGCGGCGGTGTTCATGGGCGACACCGGCAGCCTGGCCCTGGGCGGGGCGCTCGGCAGCATCGCCGTCATCACCAACCATGAACTCGTGCTGGTCGTGATCGGCGGACTGTTCGTTCTCGAAACCGTCAGCGTCATCGTCCAGGTCGTCAGCTTCAAGACCACCGGCAAGCGGGTGTTCCGCATGGCGCCGATCCACCATCATTTCGAACAGCTCGGCTGGGCGGAATCGACCGTGGTCATCCGCTTCTGGATCATCTCGATCATGCTGGCCCTTGCCGGGCTGGCGACGTTGAAGCTGCGGTGA